A segment of the Elaeis guineensis isolate ETL-2024a chromosome 6, EG11, whole genome shotgun sequence genome:
atctgataattttttttaagtgcacatatgatgtagattttttatttcttcctCTTGGAGTGAAACTTACAGGCTGTTAGATAGGAGTCATAGAGAAGTTCCATGTCTGTTATGCAACATTCTTCTATCAGATTTGTGCTGCTTTATGATCTTCATGGATGGAAGTACTtttgtttctttcctttttttctcaaaaaaaaaaagtgattgaTAGGATTACCACTGAGTTGAGTCTCCCTTGATTTGACTTTTACATGATTTGCTATGGACTCAAGCCATGCACAACAGGTGGACCAGCCCAGTGACCATTaaatagatctgaaatcaaatcaaattggctGTCTATATGGTAGAACTGAAATTTGAAACAACCATACTAGACCCAAATGGACCAGATTATCTGACAAAAACTAGTTGTAATTTTTAACTTTAGCTCATAAAATGTAGACCTGATCCACATCCACCTGACCCTTTAGAAGTTAATGGGATGTATCTTGGTCTAAATCATGGACATCTTTAGGtttaattttgattaagttaGACCCAAACCTAAGCAAACCCGCCTGAAATCCTGGTGGCTAGCTTCCAAAAGGCTGGTTTTAAAATTGTTTTCTCCGAATATACTTGACTGGAGACACCCAACTTATCTAGTGTATGCACATGTTCTATATATGTCTACACTATATTAGAAAACAAGTGTACAGACTTGTAGAATTTTAGAGTATTCAATAAGCTTTTTATTTTCTGGGGCTAGGAAAGAAATGAAGAGGTAGGCCAGCCCGGGTGGGGTAGGGGTCCTGCTTTTAAGTTAGGATGGTTGGTTTAAGACTGACTTATAGGATACTTTCACTTTTTCACTAGCTAAGAAGGAAGCAGATAAAGCATATAGAATAGAGAATACGGACGGTTTTTGAGTCCAAGCCATGAGGAGCCACATAGGCATATGGCCTTTTGCCTTGCCATTTTGTGCAACCGGTGTGCACAGAAGTAGCGTTGGAATTGAATACTTAGGGCGACGGAAAATGCGATTTACAAACAGTTGAGAGACCAACAGTTGAAGGTAGGCCCAAAGGGGCGATTCCTAGAGGCTATTCCTAGGGGTTATATTCCTGCTTCAGTCAATTGGAAAGACAAAACAAGGGAAATTGTCTTAGGGGAGGTGAGACCGTCTGTAGGTGTTAAGCTTTTTATCATTTTGGCATCGAGCTCAACgccattctatttttttttgtcccTTCTCAGCTGCAGTCCCGAGAGCCTTCGGAACTGGACTCTCCTTTATTCATCTTTCAAATAGTTGCTAAGCTAAGCCCATTCAATTGCTTCTGCTTTTTCGCTTTGCTCGAACGATGGGTGGGTGATGcctttccttatccttatctcaTTCTTTTAGTTCTTTTCCCTTTTTCAGTTTTAGAGTATTTAGTGTGAGGTTTCATTTGTCAACTTTTCTTCCTAaattctcttcattttttttcaaaatcactagtaTCTCTCAAGTTTAATCTTAACGACGAAGGAAACCTGCCAATCAAAGAAGAGGCTTTATTTTTTTGGGAGGAATATTTTGGGTAGTGTCTtatctctctttccttttattcCCTAATCTCTCTTTCCTGCTTTTTTCCCTTATCTTAATCACTTGATTTGTTCATGTTTCCCCAGTCACAAGTCAATTAGAACTGTTCAAGATCAAATTCATATTTGAAGTATAATCTTTTGATTGCTCGAGCAATTTGCTTTACATTTTTCTATCCATATGGTAATATGCCCCTTTATTGTTTGCTCTCTGTAGGAACAGtacatttatttcattcctaagaaAGCTGTTTTAAAGAAAATCTATTAATTGCTCTTATACTTTTATGAGAGAAATGCATAGTGAAACATTTCTCTCGCCAATAACATCAAGGACATGGGATATCACTGAAGTGTATTTTATTCTACTAATATCATTTCTTGTAGCTTGTATTGAAAATCATTCAgcgatttaaatttatattttgtttgTCTTCACATGCATTGTACATAAACATTGGCTTATATGCATGTTTTCGTTGGCACATGTATGTGTTTATTGTGTGTATGCatttacatatgtatgtacatgtgCAATCAAATTTAACCTAGGTTGGTGAATCCTTTTGTCAGGAAAGTACTGGTGAGGGCATGGCTGACGCAAGGTCATTGAAAAGGCTTATTGCTTCAATTTATTTCAGATCTTATGTATTTAAAATGGCAGAAGTTTAGTCTTTTTTTGTCGGTTCTTTGTACTTGGTAAAATCCATGTCATATTTGATCATCTATTTGATCAAACCTATTCCTCTTTGTTTTAAGTTGCTATAGTATCTGCCAATGATCAGATTTTAATATTTGGATCCTATTGTGAGATTAAGATTTACATCAAATGTGCACAGTCTTTCTACATGTATCACTAAAGCCTTATAATTTAGGTAATAGTAGCCATATTGTTCCTGTTAACCTGTGTTTTTTTCTGAGTGTTTTGGCGAAACGTTGTTGTTGAAAGTTTAGAACTCCATGACTTTTGTCAATACTCACCTAGATTTCCTGGAATATTTACTAAGGCAATTCATAGCGTACCTCCATATAGAAATGTTGCTTCTATTTGAAGTGGTCAACCTTGACTCTAAGGTCTTGTTTGGATACAATAGAATTTAGGTCAATTCTACAGGATTTAACAATCCCAAGGATAAAAATCCATTAGAGACTAGGATTGAGTGTTTAGATGATTAATCTTGAGGATACCTATCCTATGCGAATATACTTATCCTATAGgataaaaataaagtctttaagaGGACATTATTTTTGACCTATGGTTATCAGGCTCCTTTTCTCAGCCCCCTCTTGTGGTGCCCAATGGCCATCAACACCTCTCACTGCCACCTCCAACATCCCATCACCATCTCTGGCCACCTTTTCTGACCTCTGTCTGGCTACTCCAACCTCAATCATGTAAgttctttctcctctctctttgtctCTCATCGCCACCCATCACTCACCTCCGTCTCTGTATCTCACGTGATCAATCCCTTTTCTTCCTTCCTCAACCTCTCGCCCTTTGGAGTTGGCCGCTAGCCAAGGCCCTACTCCACCTCTCCCTTTTCTgctcttgaactcctccattTCTGTTTATATGGAAGCTTATTTTCTGCATGCCTGCCTCTTGTTTCATAAAATGTTATTGACAGCCAAGGGCCTAGTAAGCCGGCTAATTCATATTTTTTCCTTATGAGAAGTTTGGTAGGATCTGTTTGTTTGATAACTATGTAGGAGTCTGTTTCTACTGCTAATTTATatcttccttttctcaaatgcCCTGCCATTTGTTTCCATTACGACAACCACAATAAGCATGATATTTATAAGGGTGTTTGAACATTTGGTAGAAGTAGCAAAGTAACTTTTGAAATGACTTCTTTGCAGAGAACATTTGAGCAATAGAGCACTTACTAATGATTTACTAGTGTTCAGTATTGTTTTTTCTGTTATGTTTTAGTGTTATTAGTTATGGTTTCTGTATTTGGTTGATCTTTGGCCTTCTTTCCTGGAGTGTaaataccaatttatttttatgtacatttttcttttttgtattTCATACTTGGAGGTGCAGTTCTCTATTGATTATGTATGACCTCTTAGTCAACTTTTTCTTCATTATGCTTCAGTTTTTTTAGTTATTCACTAGTTAGCTGTATTAAAAGTTGATTTTTGGATCTGAGCATATATGTCAGTCTGCCAGGATCACATATGCTTCTGGTTTGCATCCTTGAGAGGTGGGATATGTGTTTTTACATTAGTTACACACCTTGTCCCTCTCTTCGGGTTCATACGAAATTCTTATTAttaatcagtcaaaaatttctaatttaagttatccattcaaaagAGAATGAGAAACTGAACAGTGAAAGTAGACAAGTAAGATCGGCTGCGATATATTCTCTGAGAGAATCAACTAAAAAATCAACAACCGGCGGTGCTTCTTATCACCCCTTCCAAATAAATGAatctagaagtttgaatttttttctgatatGCTTGGTTTCAATTAGGCAAGTTTGTTTTTCTCCTCCCACATAATTCACACCATTcttactaatgaaaaagaatacaaaaattcAATAAAACAGTGAAGATGATCCAAACATAGGATAGGATCGGTGATACATGGGATTTTCTCCCAATAGGACTTGATGTATAATCTGTAGgatcaaaacctacaacccatcatGAATTTTATCCTAAGGTTATAAATCCTAAGTATCCAGACAGGGCCATAAATGGTATCAGTTCACCAAACAATCCAATCTTCCACCAACTCCTTGCTGTGTTTGCATATTAAGAAGTCATGAGCATAGCgcttgaccttctttttcaaaacaaTTTTTTAACAGATGAAACTGCAATTTGGCCTGTGGGAAAATGATAGATCCTTCTTTTTTGTTTTGTACTAATTTATGACTAGATGTGTACTTATTAGTGGCATAGCCTAATGAGGTGGTTTCTGGGCTAAATAAGCCAACAGCAAGATCTATGAACTGGGTGAATTAATAAGACGTTCTTTCTAAAGAACTTGGTGATTTTGTTATGGGTCTTATTAGGAGCCTGTAATATTGAACTGAGCATTGATATTTGAAATATATAGGTGGCCATTGGTCAATGTGGAGGATTTCTTGTAGTTGGATGAGTTTATTCAAAGCAACCAATAAGATAGGTCCTCTCAACTTGCCAGCTAATCTTGTAAGTTTATGGTGATCTAGATGGAAGTTAGGACTCAATGGGTGATCAGTACCAAGGTGAAGTGAGACATTTGTTTATCCCAGTTAAGATAGTATGAGGGGAAATTTTGGAAAGAACTTCCGTATTCCAACATCTCGGTCAGTGTAGTAAAACCAAGACTACCTACTATTTTAAAGCACTGATTTTGGTATTCATTTAATTTAAAAACCGTTTAAGGTAATTAATTATGCTGGGATTGTACAGGGTGACATATGGGTATTGTATCAGCCAATATCTGAGATTATATCAATTTATATCTGCTAAATAATAAATGTAGAGATTTTATCTTATTGAGGGTGAGCCTTGGTGTGACACGAAGGTTGCTTCATTGTGACTTGGAAGTCATAGGTTTAAGACATGAAAACAACCTCTTCCCATGTAGGGATAAAGCTGTGTACATCCAATCGTCCCGAAACCCTACAACAGTGGGGGCCGCATGCACCAGGCTGccctttaattttaaatatatagtaTTGGTTGGTTGCAGATACCAATACAAGCTGATATCTTGGTTGAAATCTCTGCTGAAATGAAAATTTTGTGTCTTACGTAAGTATACATCAGTAACCAGGTGCTTGTATGCAAAATCTACAATTATAATGCCAAGCATTATACATGGCTTTTCGTTATGCATCTAAGCAATTTATGCTGATGGCTGATGTTGGTCCTACTGTTTTGTTCCCTATAATTATCTGCCAGAAGTTGCTATCCCTTGATAATCTTACCGTGGTGAAATTGATCATCTTTTGCCCCTGGTTTCTGCTGCATGGGTTTCAGATGCTATGTCATCTCGCTTGCTGTGACAGGAACCTAGGACTTAAAAATAATTTGCAGAATACTCTAGTCCTGTCTAGATCTTATCGCAAAGACCTGCTGGATTTTATTTCACCTATGCCTTTTGAATATGGAATCACTTAGGCTCTTTATTGGCAGTCATAAGAAAGATACTCAGGGCCACATATTAAAGATACATGGCAATGGAATATTCAGTTCCATAGAAGTAAATATGCAGTTAATGTGACAGCATTTATTTTGCTACTCATTTTTGTTTCCTCTGTTGTACTTGCCATATGCAGGTGGTTGCCCAGATATTATGGCAGGGGGGAATATTGTGGCCATTTGCCAGTATGGTGGTGAATTTGTCTCAAATAGTGATGGGTCTATGTCCTATACTGGTGGAGAAGCTCATGCAATGGAAATTGGTCAAGGCACGCTGTTTGATGAGTTTAAGTCAGAACTAACCAGTATGTTTAATATTGACATCAGTGGCATGTCTATCAAGTACTTTCTTCCAAACAACAAAAGGATACTCATCACGGTATCTAGTGACAAGGATTTACAACGAATGGTTGATTTCAGTGCTGATGCTTCAACAGCAGAGGTTTATATCTTAAATAAGGTCGATAACAGGTGCTTGTCTtatgattttttattataaagCTACTCATGACATGCTCATTAGTTATCCTAAAAGTGAATTATCAATTAACTTTGAAAATCTAGCTTTTGCAGGTCTAGGAGCAACGTAGCTGATTCAGGAACATCTATTGTTGCCACAGCTACTGCTGTTCGTGGTGGTAGACGGAAGAGGTTAACTTCTGGTGCCAGGTACGTCTTATGGTTAATCGAACTGCAGACATACCTGAGGCATTGCATGAGATATTGGTGAATCCATGTCTCTGTAGGGCAACTAGAGCAAGGATGCGTGCGGCTGATTCAGGTAACCCCAATGCTGCCACCAATGCCGCAGCAGACAATGCCAATAATGTGAGACAGAAGAGGCCAAATGTTGCTGAAGATGCTGACAATTGGTATGTATATGTAAAATCTGATTTGTTCTTTACATTTGTACTTTGTGGGAAATCATGGTGAACACAGGCTATTTATAGATTTTGTGCAAAGaagctatatgcttatttttggaTTTATAATGTATCAACAAATTACTGTATCTGTGAGCTTGCTTGATCGGTTCCATCCATTCACTGAATGACAGTTCCCTGTCTTTCCAGTTTTTAACCCTTTTTGATTTACCTTGGACGCTAACATATCTTGGAGCAAACTTAATTTACAACTGGTGTCATGATTTatatctgttttttttttcctttatttctttcatatttttccaTGGCTTCCAGATTCTTCATTGAAATTATTCTAGTTTCATGCTTGTCTAATTAATCTGGATTTCTACTCATCTTCTAACAGTGCATCTAGGACCATAGCAGCTAACTTGGGCATGCCTGTTGTTGCCATTGCTGCCGCTCCAGACAACATTGGACAGCAGGGGACAACCACTGTTGATGAAGTTGATGAGAGGTATTAGTCCAAGACTACATTTTTATAGTATGTGAAGCACTACATGTAATTGGAGTAATAACAATTGAAATATCTTTCTCCAGGGCAACTAGGAGTGTTTTGGTTGAGCCAAGTAACCTACTTATTCCCTCTGTAGCCACTCCTGAAGATGTTAGACCGCTTAATTTAAACTCTCTCTGGGACAATGTTATCACTGGTGTGGGGCAGGAATTTGATAATGTCAAGGACTTCCGTGCTCAATTATGCAAGTATGCCATCAGTAAAGGTTTTGTTTAcaaatttatcaaaaatgaaaGTACACGTGTGACCGTAAAGTGCAATGAGCAGAATTGTGCATGGCGGCTGCATGCATCTGAGTCATCTTACAAGCAGAAATTTGTGATTAAGAAGATGAATAATGTGCATACATGTGGAGGAGGAAATGGCAAAGATGGTCAGCGGCGAGCAACAAGGCAATGGCTGACAAGTATTCTTAAGGAGAAATTACAGGAAACTCCACAGTGTAAGCCCAAAGAACTCGTAAGAGAACTCTATGAAGATTATGGAGTGACTTTAACATACTCACAGGTATGGCGAGGAAGGGAAGTTGCCCAAAAAGAGCTATACGATACTCTCAAGGAGACATATAGTCAGTTGCCTTGGTTCTGTGAAAGAATACTAGAAACTAACCCGGGTAGCGTTGCCATTTTATCCacatcacttgattcaaaattccGTCGCTTTTTTGTGTCATTTCATGCTTCTCTCCATGGTTTTGAGCATGGTTGTCGCCCTCTCCTTTTTCTTGATAGGATTCCGTTAAAGGCAAATAATCAATTTAAGTTGTTAGCTGCTGCTTCAGTTGATGGAGATGATGCTATCTTTCCAGTTGCCTTTGCTGTAGTAGAGGATGAGAATTATGATAGCTGGATTTGGTTCTTAGGGCAGTTGAAATATGCTGTCACAACCTCTCGTACCATTACCTTTGTGTCCAATAGGCAAAAGGGCTTGGATGAAGCTGTGCCTCAGGTGTTTGAGGATAGTCACCACAGCTACTGTCTGCATCACCTCGTAGAAGATTTTAAAGGAGAGTTGAGGAAGGGGTTATGGCCACAACAGGTCAAAGATGCCATGGTTGAAGATTTTACTCGTGCTGCTCAGGCCTGCACAATTGAAGATTTTAATGCCTCCATTGAAAGCATAAGGAATGTGTCAAGTCAAGCTGCAGATTGGGTGATCGCTAGTAAGCCTGAAAATTGGTCAGATGCCATTTTTAGCGGTTCAAGATATGACCATTTCTCATCGAACATTGTTGACTCATTTAATAACTGGATACCAGCAAAAAAGGAGTCATCAGTAGTGCAGATGGTTGATGCAATACAGGGAAAGCTAATGGAGTTGGTAGAAGCAAGGCGTGAGTCTTCTAATGCTTGGGAGAGCACTCTAACACCATCCATGGAGCAGAAGTTGCAAAAAGAAGTGTCAAAGGCCCGTAAGCTTAATGTGCTATGTTCTTCTGATACTGTGTTTGAGGTACGTGGCAATACAATTTATGTTGTCAACATTGGAAGTTGGGAATGCACTTGTCGACGGTGGCAGAATTCTGGTCTACCATGCATGCATGCTATTGCAGTCTTTGATCGTGTCGGTAGATCTGTTTATGATTattgttcaagatatttcaggacCGAATGTTATCATTTAACATATTCAGCATCGATCCATCCGATACCTGATGTAGGGGGCATAGACTTCAATTCTGGTGCGAATTCATATCCTCCTGCCACTCGCCGTCCGCCAGGGCGACCAAAGAGAAAGCGATTTAATCCTGATAAGACAAATACAGTGTTACGGCACTGCAGCAGGTGCAAAGTTGCAGGGCACAACAAGGCAACTTGTGAAGCTGTTCTGTAGATTCATGCGTTATCTAGTTTCCCTTGTGCATATCAGgtattatgatatcttggatgGATCTTTCAAATTGCAAAAATCCATGGCCATGCACCTTTTTTTTGGTTGTTTGGTGGCTATAAATACATTATCTTTTTTTATCTTAGGCCTTATGATagattcttctttgatgctaTATATTGCTTCTACCACTGATGAAGCATGTTTTGCTTTGCATGAAAACTGTGAAGGCAAATATATGGACTATTTTCTCCTGTTGCATCTACTGATATAACTTTTATTAGATGACTGCTGATTGTTTACTTGAagaattattctaattttttGGACTAACTTAGCATTTACTGGTATTCTAATCCATGTATATTGAAAGCAATTATGTTGAAATGATCGAAAGAAAACAAGGTAACATGGACAATTAGCAAAAGTAGTTTTGAAGACTGGTTTCACGTTATACTCTATGGTGTGTCGGGTGGTGACCAATCACAATAAAGGTGGGGTATGGAAACAGAGCTTAACCAACCCTTCAGAAATAAGTCATGCCATCTTTAACCAGTTTCCGTTACCATTGTAAAGCTGAAAGCATGGTAGTCTATTAATTGTCTGTGGTCTGCAAGTGGATGCAGTTGTGTGGATTTACAAGTGATTTTGAGGTCAATATTCTCTAATGGTGTCTTTCAGAGATCCAAACGCTGGCAGCTTTTAATTTCATATTCACAGAATTGTATCGTCTTCTAATGGAGTGCCTTTCGGAAGCTTTACAGAATTTTTTGTAGATGCTTTTCATGGGCTGGTGGGCAAGCTACTAATAAAACCGGCACTTTAGCAAGCCTTGCTCTCCTCCGGACTGAAATTTAACTAATTTGGGACGTCCCAATCAATGGGGTCTGGGGAAAGGGAGCCTCTGATGACCTCCTTCAACCAACTGGATGGCAGCCATCAGCATCCCGTTCATTACTGCTTTTGAAGAAGGCTCCCATGACCAAGATTTCTTCTTACCAAATTAGAAGAATAACGTTTACTTAACATGGAAGAATCATTTGCTCCTGTACTTACTGTTTTGTATACTGTTCTAAACCAATGTCAGGGCCTGGTTCAAGAAATAGGTAGCAAGATTATCCGATAAAAGGATAACACTAGTCAGAACGCTGGTTCGTCATGGTTTATGGCTAGATTGGGAGTTtcctttttatatattattttttattttttttatgactgGAGGGGTTCTAGTTTCAGTTGCACCCTGTACCCTCTCTCCCAATTAGGGCCAAAGCCCAAGCTTCCAGGCAGATTGATGAGCCTAATGCTTCTGGATGTGGTATTGGGGCATAGTGTTAACAGGGCGAGGGAAGATGCCCCACATAATTAGATCTTCACCCCTGGCCGAAGAGGAAAGCGGTTGTACCATCTGAACCGACACTTGGGTGGTTGGGAGATTGGGATTCTATTTTGCTGTGTACTGTTGACAAGTTGGTTCataagatctatcatgtacaggACGAACGTAGGACTGCTGCCATGAGGAATTGAAATGTGGTGAGTCTGCATTCTGACCTGAGCGTCATGTTGTGAAGGTAAAGGGGATGCGCACTATTGCTGTCAAAACCTGCTCCAGGGGTTTGAAGGGTGCTGATGGATCTGCATGGTGGATGAAGAATCATTGATCTTCAAACGGAGAGAACATGGACAGTTGCGGAAGCACCTGGTACCTTGATCCTCATTTTATAGATGAGGAGATCTTGTCTCAGTTGGATTAGCTTTTGAGTACAGAGTCCACCAGAGAGGCAATTATTTGACCTTTTTTAAATCCACATCATCAAAGGAGTATGATGAAATagatttcttttatcttttgtttgATACGAAGAATGGACGGAGAAAGAATGGATGGAGAAAGAAGGATAGATGAGAGAGAGGATAGATGGATCTTTCATCAATACTTTCGTACATTTGATAAAACATAAAAGGGTAGATAAAAATGATTTCCTCCTATGTTTGGTATAGAAGGAATGAAAGGGaggatggatgatatttatataatatttttactagattattttttgataaaaatattattattattaatttataatatttatttaaattaaaaaaataaatcatatataaacttataatcattataatctataattataaaaaaattatacaaatatttaatttaatttaatattattaataaattagttatataaataattaattaatttaaaatttaatttagataattaattaatattatacaaagagttaattaaaaatagtaaataaaaatagagaaatagaagataattttaataatttaattataatttttaaaattatgtactaaaattaaaataattagtaataatatTTAATAGTATACAGAAAAATATATATACGTGATATGAACGAAAAAGtgaagaaatatcaaaattaaaataattagtaataatatttaatagtatataaaaaaaatataaataatatgaatgaaaaagtaaaaaaatattatagttttatcaaaaaaataatgaaaggtAATTCTGTCAATGCAAACATTCATCCATCAATGCTTTATCTATCATGCCTTGCATCCtttcaattcaaaaaaaatgtaAATTAGTGGATCAGGATGGATGGATAATCTTTCCTTTTTCATCCATCTTCtgtaatttttttaactaaacGGTGAATGGAGGCTATCTATCTCTCCAATCTCTTCCATTCATTTTCTCATGATAAATCAGATCTGGACCAAATCACATACGGTGATTGTCATCTTAATTATTCGAAATGATGCCCTTAGAAAGCAAGCAAGATTGAGTAATTTCATCCGAGTTGAAGCCTTATGTGGTGAAAGGCAGACCAAAACCTGGTAGCCGATATGTCATGCTGAATGCATGGTTATTCACCTCA
Coding sequences within it:
- the LOC105032750 gene encoding uncharacterized protein isoform X2, which encodes MAGGNIVAICQYGGEFVSNSDGSMSYTGGEAHAMEIGQGTLFDEFKSELTSMFNIDISGMSIKYFLPNNKRILITVSSDKDLQRMVDFSADASTAEVYILNKVDNRSRSNVADSGTSIVATATAVRGGRRKRLTSGARATRARMRAADSGNPNAATNAAADNANNVRQKRPNVAEDADNCASRTIAANLGMPVVAIAAAPDNIGQQGTTTVDEVDERATRSVLVEPSNLLIPSVATPEDVRPLNLNSLWDNVITGVGQEFDNVKDFRAQLCKYAISKGFVYKFIKNESTRVTVKCNEQNCAWRLHASESSYKQKFVIKKMNNVHTCGGGNGKDGQRRATRQWLTSILKEKLQETPQCKPKELVRELYEDYGVTLTYSQVWRGREVAQKELYDTLKETYSQLPWFCERILETNPGSVAILSTSLDSKFRRFFVSFHASLHGFEHGCRPLLFLDRIPLKANNQFKLLAAASVDGDDAIFPVAFAVVEDENYDSWIWFLGQLKYAVTTSRTITFVSNRQKGLDEAVPQVFEDSHHSYCLHHLVEDFKGELRKGLWPQQVKDAMVEDFTRAAQACTIEDFNASIESIRNVSSQAADWVIASKPENWSDAIFSGSRYDHFSSNIVDSFNNWIPAKKESSVVQMVDAIQGKLMELVEARRESSNAWESTLTPSMEQKLQKEVSKARKLNVLCSSDTVFEVRGNTIYVVNIGSWECTCRRWQNSGLPCMHAIAVFDRVGRSVYDYCSRYFRTECYHLTYSASIHPIPDVGGIDFNSGANSYPPATRRPPGRPKRKRFNPDKTNTVLRHCSRCKVAGHNKATCEAVL
- the LOC105032750 gene encoding uncharacterized protein isoform X1, giving the protein MAGGNIVAICQYGGEFVSNSDGSMSYTGGEAHAMEIGQGTLFDEFKSELTSMFNIDISGMSIKYFLPNNKRILITVSSDKDLQRMVDFSADASTAEVYILNKVDNSFCRSRSNVADSGTSIVATATAVRGGRRKRLTSGARATRARMRAADSGNPNAATNAAADNANNVRQKRPNVAEDADNCASRTIAANLGMPVVAIAAAPDNIGQQGTTTVDEVDERATRSVLVEPSNLLIPSVATPEDVRPLNLNSLWDNVITGVGQEFDNVKDFRAQLCKYAISKGFVYKFIKNESTRVTVKCNEQNCAWRLHASESSYKQKFVIKKMNNVHTCGGGNGKDGQRRATRQWLTSILKEKLQETPQCKPKELVRELYEDYGVTLTYSQVWRGREVAQKELYDTLKETYSQLPWFCERILETNPGSVAILSTSLDSKFRRFFVSFHASLHGFEHGCRPLLFLDRIPLKANNQFKLLAAASVDGDDAIFPVAFAVVEDENYDSWIWFLGQLKYAVTTSRTITFVSNRQKGLDEAVPQVFEDSHHSYCLHHLVEDFKGELRKGLWPQQVKDAMVEDFTRAAQACTIEDFNASIESIRNVSSQAADWVIASKPENWSDAIFSGSRYDHFSSNIVDSFNNWIPAKKESSVVQMVDAIQGKLMELVEARRESSNAWESTLTPSMEQKLQKEVSKARKLNVLCSSDTVFEVRGNTIYVVNIGSWECTCRRWQNSGLPCMHAIAVFDRVGRSVYDYCSRYFRTECYHLTYSASIHPIPDVGGIDFNSGANSYPPATRRPPGRPKRKRFNPDKTNTVLRHCSRCKVAGHNKATCEAVL
- the LOC105032750 gene encoding uncharacterized protein isoform X3, encoding MRAADSGNPNAATNAAADNANNVRQKRPNVAEDADNCASRTIAANLGMPVVAIAAAPDNIGQQGTTTVDEVDERATRSVLVEPSNLLIPSVATPEDVRPLNLNSLWDNVITGVGQEFDNVKDFRAQLCKYAISKGFVYKFIKNESTRVTVKCNEQNCAWRLHASESSYKQKFVIKKMNNVHTCGGGNGKDGQRRATRQWLTSILKEKLQETPQCKPKELVRELYEDYGVTLTYSQVWRGREVAQKELYDTLKETYSQLPWFCERILETNPGSVAILSTSLDSKFRRFFVSFHASLHGFEHGCRPLLFLDRIPLKANNQFKLLAAASVDGDDAIFPVAFAVVEDENYDSWIWFLGQLKYAVTTSRTITFVSNRQKGLDEAVPQVFEDSHHSYCLHHLVEDFKGELRKGLWPQQVKDAMVEDFTRAAQACTIEDFNASIESIRNVSSQAADWVIASKPENWSDAIFSGSRYDHFSSNIVDSFNNWIPAKKESSVVQMVDAIQGKLMELVEARRESSNAWESTLTPSMEQKLQKEVSKARKLNVLCSSDTVFEVRGNTIYVVNIGSWECTCRRWQNSGLPCMHAIAVFDRVGRSVYDYCSRYFRTECYHLTYSASIHPIPDVGGIDFNSGANSYPPATRRPPGRPKRKRFNPDKTNTVLRHCSRCKVAGHNKATCEAVL